One window of Quercus robur chromosome 12, dhQueRobu3.1, whole genome shotgun sequence genomic DNA carries:
- the LOC126710093 gene encoding protein phosphatase 2C 29, which produces MGNGVSSLFSCFKARNQADQTDNPNPEVVFAASEPLDETLGHSFCYVRSSARFLSPTHSDRFLSPSSSLRFSPSHTNDAVPASSKTRPGLPEPPAAAAASTATATTTFRAISGASVSANSSTPRTVLQLDNIYDDATDAVLTTGVTSGGGVRGSIVNGFESTSSFCALPLQPVPRGGGMDPVMERERGGFFLSGPIERGALSGPLDSSSAAAADSGGVPFSAPLGGMYVRRKKKKGISGIRKALSWEKKRPWVVPVLNFVGRKEGGSGNANADDSEARNESDNVQWALGKAGEDRVHVVVSEEQGWLFVGIYDGFNGPDAPEFLMGNLYRAVYNQLQGLFWEIDQQQQQQQEPELPSDDINISVINNDDDAYSNNINNENNNPVNVALESEENSGNRNDFVSNLESDPISGDRGMVAVPKKVTFQSEEGIEVRRRRLWEFLAEDDAEDGLDLSGSDRFAFSVDDALRVSNAGSAVSRRWLLLSKLKQGLSKHKEGHGGRLFPWSFRLEEKEKVEVENRVEEKSSRSGRKRKEGPVDHELVLKALSQALELTELAYLDMTDKVIDSNPELALMGSCLLVVLMRDEDVYVMNVGDSRAIVAQYEPQEVGSSMIGSSIEGIAEESSAVGEKAIKAPNEALAQAQAMRLAALQLSTDHSTSIEEEVIRIKNEHPDDKQCIVNDRVKGRLKVTRAFGAGSLKQPRWNDALLEMFRNEYIGTAPYISCLPSLRHHRLCPRDQFLVLSSDGLYQYLSNQEVVSQVESFMEKFPDGDPAQHLIEELLFRAAKKAGMDFHELLDIPQGDRRKYHDDVTVMVVSLEGRIWKSSGKYL; this is translated from the exons ATGGGAAACGGAGTGTCGAGCCTGTTCTCCTGCTTCAAAGCAAGGAACCAGGCGGACCAAACCGATAACCCGAACCCGGAGGTGGTTTTCGCGGCTTCTGAGCCGTTGGATGAAACCCTAGGCCATTCTTTCTGCTACGTCCGATCTTCAGCTCGCTTTCTCTCTCCTACTCACTCCGATCGCTTTCTCTCTCCTTCCAGTTCTCTCCGCTTCTCTCCTTCTCACACAAACGACGCCGTTCCTGCTTCTTCCAAGACCCGACCCGGTTTACCCGAGCCtcctgctgctgctgctgcttctACTGCTACTGCTACGACTACCTTTCGGGCCATTTCCGGAGCTTCGGTTAGTGCTAACAGCTCAACTCCCAGAACAGTCCTTCAGCTTGACAATATTTACGACGATGCCACTGACGCTGTTCTCACCACCGGCGTCACTTCCGGCGGCGGCGTCAGGGGTAGTATCGTCAACGGTTTCGAGAGCACCTCGTCGTTTTGCGCTCTCCCCCTCCAGCCCGTGCCACGTGGCGGCGGCATGGACCCGGTCATGGAGCGGGAGCGGGGCGGGTTCTTCCTCTCGGGTCCAATCGAGCGCGGCGCACTCTCCGGCCCACTCGACTCATcctccgccgccgccgccgATAGCGGAGGCGTTCCGTTCTCGGCTCCGCTCGGTGGCATGTAcgtaagaaggaagaagaagaagggcaTTTCGGGGATTCGGAAGGCGTTGTCGTGGGAGAAGAAGCGGCCGTGGGTTGTGCCGGTGCTCAATTTCGTGGGCCGCAAGGAAGGCGGTTCAGGTAATGCGAATGCAGACGATTCGGAGGCCAGAAATGAGTCGGATAACGTTCAGTGGGCGCTCGGCAAAGCCGGCGAGGACCGGGTCCACGTCGTGGTCTCGGAGGAGCAAGGGTGGTTGTTCGTCGGAATATATGACGGCTTCAACGGCCCCGACGCCCCGGAATTCTTGATGGGTAATCTCTATCGTGCCGTATACAATCAACTCCAAGGCTTGTTTTGGGAAATtgaccaacaacaacaacaacaacaagagcCTGAGCTACCTAGTGATGACATTAATATTAGTGTAattaataatgatgatgatgcttaTAGTAACAACATTAATAACGAGAACAACAACCCAGTAAATGTAGCTTTAGAAAGTGAAGAGAACTCTGGAAATAGGAATGATTTCGTTTCGAATTTGGAATCAGACCCAATTTCTGGTGATAGAGGAATGGTGGCAGTGCCGAAGAAAGTGACGTTTCAATCGGAGGAGGGGATAGAGGTCAGGAGGAGGCGGCTTTGGGAATTTTTGGCTGAGGATGATGCAGAAGATGGCCTAGATCTTTCTGGGTCGGATAGGTTTGCGTTTTCGGTGGATGATGCGCTTAGAGTGAGCAATGCGGGTTCGGCTGTGAGTAGACGGTGGCTGCTGCTGTCGAAATTGAAGCAGGGGTTGTCGAAGCACAAGGAGGGTCATGGTGGGAGGTTGTTTCCGTGGAGTTTTCGAttggaggagaaagagaaggtTGAGGTTGAGAATAGAGTGGAGGAGAAGTCTTCTAGGAGTGGGAGGAAGCGGAAGGAGGGACCCGTGGATCACGAATTGGTTCTGAAGGCATTGTCTCAGGCTCTCGAACTGACAGAGCTTGCGTATTTGGATATGACGGATAAGGTAATTGATAGCAATCCAGAGCTTGCATTGATGGGTTCGTGTTTGTTGGTTGTGTTAATGAGGGATGAGGATGTGTATGTGATGAATGTGGGTGATAGTAGGGCTATTGTTGCGCAGTATGAGCCGCAAGAGGTTGGTTCAAGTATGATTGGGTCAAGCATTGAGGGTATTGCTGAGGAGTCCTCAGCTGTGGGTGAAAAGGCAATTAAGGCCCCAAATGAGGCTCTGGCTCAGGCTCAAGCAATGAGATTGGCGGCATTGCAGCTTTCTACTGATCACAGCACAAGCATTGAAGAG GAAGTCATAAGAATCAAGAATGAGCACCCAGATGATAAACAGTGCATTGTCAATGATAGAGTAAAAGGTCGTCTCAAGGTCACCAGAGCGTTTGGGGCAGGATCTCTGAAACAG CCCAGATGGAATGATGCACTGCTGGAAATGTTTAGGAACGAGTACATTGGCACTGCACCTTACATATCCTGCTTGCCTTCTCTTCGCCACCATAGACTGTGTCCTAGAGACCAGTTCTTAGTTCTCTCATCTGATGGTCTGTATCAGTATCTGAGTAATCAGGAAGTGGTTTCACAAGTTGAGAGTTTCATGGAGAAGTTCCCTGATGGAGATCCTGCACAACATTTGATAGAGGAGCTTCTTTTCCGCGCTGCCAAGAAAGCTG GAATGGACTTCCATGAATTATTGGACATCCCGCAAGGAGATCGCAGAAAGTATCATGATGATGTTACTGTTATGGTTGTATCACTTGAAGGAAGAATTTGGAAGTCATCAGGAAAGTACCTCTGA